The following are from one region of the Constrictibacter sp. MBR-5 genome:
- a CDS encoding putative quinol monooxygenase: protein MLGVIAKIKVKDGQQAQFEETAKRLVAAVNANEPGCKLYALHKTDDPLLYVFMERYEDQAAVDAHRGSDHFKTIGREMGQYMDGKPDIMRVTEV, encoded by the coding sequence ATGCTCGGCGTCATCGCGAAGATCAAGGTCAAGGACGGCCAGCAGGCGCAGTTCGAGGAAACGGCGAAGCGGCTGGTGGCCGCCGTCAACGCGAACGAGCCGGGCTGCAAGCTCTACGCCCTGCACAAGACCGACGACCCGCTGCTCTACGTCTTCATGGAGCGCTACGAGGACCAGGCGGCGGTCGACGCGCACCGCGGCTCGGACCACTTCAAGACCATCGGCCGCGAGATGGGCCAGTATATGGACGGCAAGCCGGACATCATGCGGGTGACGGAGGTCTGA
- a CDS encoding thiamine pyrophosphate-binding protein, which yields MSETPNALSPETVLAQMKAHGVTDIVWLPDSETNWLFLLMQAEPSLRLIGVAREGNACSIAAGLATGGRKPMILIQNTGMLESGDSIRGWLMGLNVPVVLMVGYRGYTRHGVNTDTVATYTEPFINAFRLNFYLVESDADADRIGVAFEEAERTQRPVVILVGDEFHGFNR from the coding sequence ATGAGCGAGACACCGAATGCGCTGAGCCCGGAAACGGTGCTGGCGCAGATGAAGGCGCACGGCGTCACCGACATCGTCTGGCTGCCGGACAGCGAGACCAACTGGCTCTTCCTGCTGATGCAGGCCGAGCCCAGCCTGCGCCTCATCGGCGTCGCGCGCGAGGGCAACGCCTGCTCCATCGCCGCCGGCCTCGCCACGGGCGGGCGCAAGCCGATGATCCTGATCCAGAACACCGGCATGCTGGAATCCGGCGATTCCATTCGCGGCTGGCTGATGGGCCTGAACGTGCCCGTGGTGCTGATGGTGGGCTATCGCGGCTACACGCGCCACGGCGTCAATACCGACACGGTGGCCACATATACCGAGCCCTTCATCAACGCCTTCCGCCTGAACTTCTATCTGGTCGAGAGCGACGCCGACGCCGACCGGATCGGCGTCGCCTTCGAGGAGGCGGAGCGCACGCAGCGGCCGGTGGTCATCCTGGTCGGCGACGAATT
- a CDS encoding hydantoinase/oxoprolinase family protein, protein MTTFRIGVDIGGTFTDIVFLGSDGTVHVKKVSSTVGAYGRAIIEGIGQVFGETGIQGGDVAEIRHGTTVASNAILELKGARTGLITTKGFRDVLEIRTLRMPRLYDIAWDKPPPLVERYLRLAVDERVDTHGKVDRPLDTAEAEAMVDRLLAEGCEAIAICLINSFANPAHEIAIRDIVRRKAPDLPCCISFDVLPEIKEYERTSTTVVNAYVLPVVSQYLSVLTAALQASGMTAPLLLMQSNGGLTPAEHAARLPVHIIESGPAAGVIGAQAVAAAAGLPDVVSFDMGGTTAKASLIEAGEVTKAPEFQVGGGILSGSRLLTGSGYTLKVPAIDLAEVGAGGGSIVSIDAGGSLLVGPHSAGAVPGPVCYDIGGTQPTVTDANVILGYLNPEYLVGGAVRLDADKARSVFMERIGTPMGLSLEAAAYGAYQIAASNMIRAIKAVSTERGRDPRGYTLVAFGGNGPLFAAAMAEAIGMKRILVPPSPGVFSAFGLLYADVEHHYSRTFRGLLHSLDVAHLAEIWEAMAREARDQLHADGYSGAQMRVLRRASLHYQGQTFELAVPVPDGPIDASLLAALEEAFHAEHERTYGHRAGEEEPVELVGIQIVGQAATGERRIAGAQPSGAASGAEERGSRSCWFGGTHGWLETPVIGRAALRTARPGPCIVEEYDATCVVPPGATAGLDAYGNIIVTLG, encoded by the coding sequence ATGACCACCTTCCGCATCGGCGTCGACATCGGCGGCACCTTCACCGACATCGTCTTCCTGGGCTCGGACGGCACCGTCCACGTCAAGAAGGTGTCCTCGACGGTCGGGGCCTACGGCCGCGCCATCATCGAGGGCATCGGCCAGGTCTTCGGCGAGACCGGTATCCAGGGCGGCGACGTCGCCGAGATCCGCCACGGCACCACCGTCGCCTCGAACGCCATCCTGGAGCTGAAGGGCGCGCGCACCGGCCTGATCACCACCAAGGGCTTCCGCGACGTGCTGGAGATCCGCACGCTGCGCATGCCGCGCCTCTACGACATCGCCTGGGACAAGCCGCCCCCGCTGGTCGAGCGCTATCTCCGCCTCGCCGTCGACGAGCGCGTCGACACCCACGGCAAGGTCGACCGGCCGCTCGACACGGCCGAGGCCGAGGCGATGGTCGACCGGCTGCTGGCCGAGGGCTGCGAGGCGATCGCCATCTGCCTGATCAATTCCTTCGCCAACCCGGCGCACGAGATCGCCATCCGCGACATCGTCCGCCGCAAGGCGCCCGACCTGCCCTGCTGCATCAGCTTCGACGTCCTGCCGGAGATCAAGGAGTATGAGCGCACCTCGACCACGGTGGTGAACGCCTACGTCCTGCCGGTCGTCTCGCAATATCTCTCCGTCCTCACCGCCGCCCTGCAGGCGAGCGGCATGACGGCGCCGCTCCTGCTGATGCAGTCGAACGGCGGCCTGACGCCGGCCGAGCATGCCGCGCGCCTGCCGGTGCACATCATCGAGTCCGGTCCCGCCGCCGGCGTCATCGGCGCCCAGGCGGTGGCCGCCGCGGCCGGCCTGCCCGACGTGGTCAGCTTCGACATGGGCGGCACCACGGCGAAGGCGTCGCTGATCGAGGCGGGCGAGGTCACCAAGGCACCGGAGTTCCAGGTCGGCGGCGGCATCCTCAGCGGCTCGCGCCTGCTCACCGGCTCCGGCTACACGCTGAAGGTGCCGGCCATCGACCTCGCCGAGGTCGGTGCCGGCGGCGGCTCGATCGTCTCGATCGACGCCGGCGGCTCGCTCCTCGTCGGCCCGCACAGCGCCGGCGCCGTGCCGGGGCCGGTCTGCTACGACATCGGCGGCACCCAGCCGACGGTGACCGACGCCAACGTCATCCTGGGCTATCTCAATCCGGAATATCTCGTCGGCGGCGCCGTGCGCCTCGACGCCGACAAGGCGCGCAGCGTCTTCATGGAGCGCATCGGCACGCCGATGGGCCTGTCGCTGGAGGCCGCCGCCTACGGCGCCTACCAGATCGCCGCCTCGAACATGATCCGCGCCATCAAGGCCGTCTCGACCGAGCGCGGCCGCGACCCGCGCGGCTACACCCTGGTCGCCTTCGGCGGCAACGGCCCGCTGTTCGCCGCGGCGATGGCCGAGGCAATCGGCATGAAGCGCATCCTAGTGCCACCGTCGCCCGGCGTCTTCTCGGCCTTCGGCCTGCTCTACGCCGACGTCGAGCATCACTATTCGCGCACCTTCCGCGGCCTGCTGCACAGCCTGGACGTGGCGCATCTGGCCGAGATCTGGGAGGCGATGGCCCGGGAGGCACGCGACCAGCTCCACGCCGACGGCTATTCGGGCGCGCAGATGCGCGTCCTGCGCCGCGCCAGCCTGCACTATCAGGGGCAGACCTTTGAGCTGGCGGTCCCGGTCCCGGACGGGCCGATCGACGCGTCGCTGCTGGCCGCCCTGGAGGAGGCGTTCCACGCCGAGCACGAGCGCACCTACGGCCATCGTGCGGGCGAGGAAGAGCCCGTCGAACTGGTCGGCATCCAGATCGTCGGACAGGCCGCGACCGGCGAGCGCCGCATCGCCGGAGCGCAGCCGAGCGGCGCCGCGTCCGGCGCGGAAGAGCGTGGCAGCCGCAGCTGCTGGTTCGGCGGAACGCACGGCTGGCTGGAGACGCCGGTCATCGGTCGGGCCGCACTGCGCACCGCCCGCCCCGGCCCCTGCATCGTCGAGGAATACGACGCCACCTGCGTCGTCCCCCCCGGCGCCACCGCCGGCCTGGACGCCTACGGCAACATCATCGTCACGCTGGGGTGA
- a CDS encoding hydantoinase B/oxoprolinase family protein, whose product MARDPIAFELFKNAIFSIADEMALTIVRTTYSGVLKDNMDFSTALADADGRLVAQGLTLPGHLGSIPTALAAVMKRYEGDIHEGDIFAMNDPFEGGMHLPDIFIFKPIYHRGRRVAFAATICHHTDVGGRVAGSNASDSTEIYQEGLRIPPLKLYERGRRNETLFLMIDRNVRLPAKVLGDLRAQLAACHIAEKQLLELVERHGAEQVHEYMQEVIDYAERLTRAAVADLPDGEYSFEDWIDDDGVDYGVPIRLFVTMRKQGDRMVVDWTGTAPQVKGAINNTLSYTKAASYAAIRSVLPAGIPNNEGVFRVIDVVAPPGTIANGVLPAACAARGLTGFRMVDCAFGALAMMLPDKVFAASDGGNTGISIGGYDDARKPYIYVDFTCGTWGGRPWADGLDGNSNMFANMASQSIEVTEAEQPLQILAYEFVADRAGPGKFRGGAPYRREYRFLEKEAVLQVRADRQAFQPYGLYGGHPGQPSRNTLNPDTENRKLPGKLTMMIKRGDVFRHELAGAGGWGDPLERAPAKVLKDVRNELLSVDAARRHYGVVVVTDGWSIDEPATARLRDAMRGRRGEWTAPAVLWTDPADLTAPPHGEA is encoded by the coding sequence ATGGCCCGCGATCCCATCGCGTTCGAACTCTTCAAGAACGCGATCTTCTCGATCGCCGACGAGATGGCGCTGACCATCGTCCGCACGACCTATTCCGGCGTGCTCAAGGACAACATGGACTTCTCGACCGCGCTGGCCGACGCCGACGGCCGGCTGGTCGCCCAGGGCCTGACCCTGCCGGGCCATCTCGGCTCGATCCCGACGGCGCTCGCCGCGGTGATGAAGCGCTACGAGGGCGACATCCACGAGGGCGACATCTTCGCGATGAACGACCCGTTCGAGGGCGGCATGCACCTGCCCGACATCTTCATCTTCAAGCCGATCTATCACCGGGGCCGGCGCGTCGCCTTCGCCGCCACGATCTGCCACCACACCGACGTCGGCGGCCGCGTCGCCGGCTCGAACGCCTCGGATTCCACCGAGATCTATCAGGAAGGCCTGCGCATCCCGCCGCTCAAGCTCTACGAGCGCGGCCGCCGCAACGAGACGCTGTTCCTGATGATCGACCGCAACGTCCGCCTGCCGGCCAAGGTGCTCGGCGACCTGCGCGCCCAGCTCGCCGCCTGCCACATCGCCGAGAAGCAGCTGCTCGAGCTGGTCGAGCGGCACGGCGCCGAGCAGGTGCACGAATACATGCAGGAGGTGATCGACTATGCGGAGCGCCTGACGCGCGCCGCGGTCGCCGACCTGCCCGACGGCGAGTACAGTTTCGAGGACTGGATCGACGACGACGGCGTCGACTACGGCGTGCCGATCCGCCTGTTCGTCACCATGCGCAAGCAGGGCGACCGCATGGTCGTCGACTGGACCGGCACTGCGCCGCAGGTCAAGGGTGCCATCAACAACACCCTCTCCTATACCAAAGCCGCCAGCTACGCCGCGATCCGCTCCGTCCTGCCGGCCGGCATCCCGAACAACGAGGGCGTCTTCCGCGTCATCGACGTGGTGGCGCCGCCCGGCACCATCGCCAACGGCGTGCTGCCGGCCGCATGCGCGGCGCGCGGCCTGACCGGCTTCCGCATGGTCGACTGCGCCTTCGGGGCGCTCGCCATGATGCTGCCCGACAAGGTCTTCGCGGCGTCCGACGGCGGCAACACCGGCATCTCGATCGGCGGCTACGACGACGCGCGCAAGCCCTACATCTATGTCGACTTCACCTGCGGCACCTGGGGCGGGCGGCCGTGGGCGGACGGGCTCGACGGCAACTCCAACATGTTCGCCAACATGGCCTCGCAGTCGATCGAGGTGACCGAGGCTGAGCAGCCGCTGCAGATCCTGGCCTACGAGTTCGTCGCCGACCGCGCCGGACCCGGCAAGTTCCGCGGCGGCGCCCCCTACCGCCGGGAGTACCGCTTCCTGGAAAAGGAAGCCGTCCTCCAGGTGCGCGCCGACCGCCAGGCGTTCCAGCCCTACGGCCTCTATGGCGGCCATCCCGGCCAGCCGTCGCGCAACACCCTCAATCCCGATACCGAGAACCGCAAGCTCCCTGGCAAGCTCACCATGATGATCAAGCGCGGCGACGTCTTCCGCCACGAACTGGCCGGCGCCGGCGGCTGGGGCGATCCGCTGGAGCGCGCGCCGGCCAAGGTTCTGAAGGACGTGCGCAACGAACTGCTGAGCGTCGACGCCGCCCGCCGCCATTACGGCGTCGTCGTCGTGACCGACGGCTGGTCGATCGACGAGCCCGCTACGGCGAGACTGCGCGACGCCATGCGCGGCCGGCGCGGCGAGTGGACCGCCCCCGCCGTCCTCTGGACCGATCCCGCCGACCTGACCGCCCCTCCACATGGCGAGGCCTGA